From a single Pasteurella atlantica genomic region:
- a CDS encoding RnfH family protein, giving the protein MVSNKIRVEVLYAYPEHYFLKKIELKSPLTIEQVILQSGVLSKYPEIDLKVNKIGIFSRPAKLTDLVNDGDRIEIYRPLLADPKEIRRKRAEQQKNK; this is encoded by the coding sequence ATGGTGTCTAACAAAATAAGAGTTGAAGTACTTTATGCTTACCCAGAACATTATTTTTTGAAAAAAATAGAATTAAAGTCACCGCTCACTATTGAGCAAGTTATTCTGCAATCTGGTGTTTTAAGTAAGTATCCTGAAATTGATCTTAAGGTCAATAAAATTGGAATTTTTAGTCGCCCAGCTAAGTTAACCGATCTTGTTAATGATGGCGATCGTATTGAAATTTATCGCCCACTGCTCGCCGATCCTAAAGAAATTCGTCGTAAACGTGCTGAACAGCAAAAAAATAAATAG
- the gapA gene encoding glyceraldehyde-3-phosphate dehydrogenase — MAIKIGINGFGRIGRIVFRAAQLRDDIEVVAINDLIDVDYMAYMLKYDSTHGRFNGTVEVKDGKLVVNGKAIRVTAERDPANLKWDEAGVEVVAEATGIFLTDETARKHIQAGAKKVVLTGPSKDATPMFVNGVNFNEYAGQDIVSNASCTTNCLAPLAKVINDKFGIKDGLMTTVHATTATQKTVDGPSSKDWRGGRGASQNIIPSSTGAAKAVGKVLPALNGKLTGMAFRVPTTNVSVVDLTVNLEKPATYEEICAELKRASENEMKGVLGYTEDAVVSTDFNGATETSVFDAKAGIALTDTFVKLVSWYDNEVGYSNKVCDLIAHVYNYKG, encoded by the coding sequence ATGGCTATTAAAATTGGTATTAACGGCTTCGGTCGTATTGGACGTATCGTATTCCGTGCAGCACAACTTCGTGATGATATCGAAGTTGTTGCAATCAACGACTTAATTGATGTTGATTATATGGCATATATGTTGAAATATGATTCAACTCACGGTCGTTTCAATGGAACTGTTGAAGTTAAAGACGGTAAATTAGTAGTAAACGGTAAAGCTATCCGTGTAACTGCTGAGCGTGATCCTGCAAACCTAAAATGGGATGAAGCTGGTGTTGAAGTTGTTGCTGAAGCAACTGGTATCTTCTTAACTGATGAAACAGCACGTAAACACATTCAAGCAGGTGCGAAAAAAGTTGTTTTAACTGGTCCTTCTAAAGATGCAACTCCTATGTTTGTTAACGGTGTTAACTTCAATGAGTATGCAGGTCAAGATATCGTTTCTAACGCATCTTGTACAACTAACTGTTTAGCACCTTTAGCTAAAGTAATTAATGACAAATTTGGTATCAAAGACGGTTTAATGACAACTGTTCACGCAACAACAGCAACGCAAAAAACTGTAGATGGTCCTTCATCTAAAGACTGGCGTGGTGGTCGTGGTGCTTCTCAAAACATCATTCCTTCATCAACAGGTGCTGCTAAAGCAGTAGGTAAAGTATTACCTGCATTAAATGGTAAATTAACAGGTATGGCTTTCCGTGTACCTACGACTAACGTTTCTGTTGTTGACTTAACAGTAAACTTAGAAAAACCAGCAACTTATGAAGAAATCTGTGCAGAATTAAAACGTGCATCAGAAAACGAAATGAAAGGTGTTTTAGGTTACACAGAAGATGCAGTAGTTTCTACTGACTTCAACGGTGCAACTGAAACTTCAGTATTTGATGCTAAAGCAGGTATCGCATTAACTGATACTTTCGTTAAATTAGTATCTTGGTACGATAACGAAGTAGGTTATTCAAACAAAGTGTGTGATTTAATCGCTCACGTTTATAATTACAAAGGTTAA
- a CDS encoding gluconokinase, with protein MGVSSTGKTSVGTAVARQLGLKLIDGDDLHPRANIIKMGQGQPLNDQDRAPWLERIRDAAFSLEQKSEKGIIICSALKKQYRDLIRDGNQNVKFIFLSGSFDLILERMQQREGHFMKTDMLKSQFATLEVPQADEDDVFHISIDCTFEEVVENCIAQIKPLI; from the coding sequence ATGGGGGTTTCTAGCACAGGTAAAACTAGTGTTGGAACTGCTGTTGCACGACAACTTGGCTTAAAGTTAATCGATGGTGATGATCTACACCCAAGAGCCAATATAATAAAAATGGGACAAGGTCAGCCGTTAAATGATCAAGATCGTGCTCCTTGGTTAGAGCGTATTCGAGATGCAGCTTTTAGTCTTGAGCAGAAATCAGAAAAGGGGATCATCATCTGTTCGGCATTAAAAAAACAGTATCGAGATTTAATTCGAGATGGTAATCAGAATGTAAAATTTATCTTCTTATCGGGTAGCTTTGATCTTATTTTGGAGAGAATGCAACAGAGGGAAGGACATTTTATGAAAACGGATATGCTAAAAAGCCAGTTTGCAACCTTAGAAGTACCACAAGCGGATGAAGATGATGTTTTTCATATTAGTATTGATTGTACATTTGAAGAAGTTGTTGAAAATTGTATTGCTCAGATAAAACCTCTGATTTAA
- a CDS encoding type II toxin-antitoxin system RatA family toxin, giving the protein MPIINQSTLVPYSAKQMYDLVNDYERYPEFLSGCVGAKTLTTAENELEAELHIQKLGISQRFSTHNTMVKNQKIEMTLLNGPFSYLQGTWAFTPFDEQSCKIALYLEFEFSNPVIAMVFGKVFNELINKMIRAFKKRAKEVYGV; this is encoded by the coding sequence ATGCCAATAATCAATCAATCCACTTTAGTGCCTTATAGTGCCAAACAGATGTATGATCTTGTCAATGACTACGAACGCTATCCTGAATTTCTCTCTGGTTGTGTGGGAGCAAAGACCCTTACCACTGCTGAGAATGAATTAGAAGCAGAATTGCATATTCAAAAACTAGGGATTAGTCAGCGTTTTAGTACCCATAACACAATGGTTAAAAATCAAAAAATTGAAATGACATTATTGAATGGTCCTTTCAGCTATTTACAAGGCACTTGGGCTTTTACTCCTTTTGATGAACAAAGTTGTAAAATCGCATTGTATTTAGAATTTGAATTTTCAAATCCCGTCATTGCAATGGTATTTGGAAAAGTGTTTAATGAACTCATTAATAAAATGATCCGTGCATTTAAAAAACGAGCGAAAGAGGTATATGGTGTCTAA
- a CDS encoding TRAP transporter small permease subunit: MDNTPEIKTRLDKVIEWIGEKLSLIFLFIVAITFFEVFVRYVLNSPTIWVHETAMFLGGSLFVFGGAYALATDKHVRVVLIYDNVSVKTRHYLNIFHHIMGLIFSAMMTWAAYQMAKEAWVKPWGAFQLETSGTAWNTNFPAYLKAIILITMIIVSIQFILKLIAEVRLLLGGNNV; this comes from the coding sequence ATGGATAACACACCTGAAATTAAAACTCGTTTAGACAAAGTGATTGAGTGGATTGGAGAAAAACTCAGTCTCATTTTTTTATTTATTGTGGCGATTACTTTTTTTGAAGTATTTGTTCGCTATGTACTAAATTCTCCAACCATTTGGGTTCACGAAACCGCAATGTTTTTAGGTGGCTCACTTTTCGTATTTGGTGGGGCTTATGCACTTGCCACAGATAAACACGTGCGTGTTGTACTGATTTACGATAATGTTTCAGTAAAAACTCGTCATTATCTTAATATCTTTCATCATATTATGGGATTGATTTTCTCAGCAATGATGACTTGGGCAGCTTATCAAATGGCAAAAGAGGCTTGGGTCAAACCTTGGGGAGCATTTCAACTTGAAACCTCTGGTACTGCGTGGAATACCAATTTCCCTGCTTATCTAAAAGCCATTATTCTTATCACAATGATCATTGTCTCTATCCAATTTATTCTAAAACTTATTGCAGAAGTACGTTTATTACTCGGAGGTAACAATGTTTGA
- a CDS encoding TRAP transporter substrate-binding protein, which translates to MNKKLVSLLVAGAFSLSALSASALTLKIQSSDPSGDQNFQIQKKWVEKLKKDSNGQIEIDLLPVGSIVKHTETLDSIKMGIIDGHVTALSYFSGKDPAFGLLGNMVGAWSDTSQLLDYMNNGGGNELLTELYKPYGVKFVGASTTGVESFVSKIPLNGVADLKGLKLRAPEGLIQQVFAAAGAAPVNLPGSEVFTGLSKGVIDAADYTVFSTNHKNGLNDIAPHPVQPGFHSLPLIDVSISQKKWDEMTKEQQELLVKSVNDFAIDITSTLKKADEEAVKEAMKNPKITIHNWSAEERKKFRAIAKTQWEKFAKSSPNAQKVYDSVTKYLKAKDLL; encoded by the coding sequence ATGAACAAAAAGCTAGTTTCTCTTTTAGTTGCAGGTGCATTTTCATTGTCTGCATTATCAGCATCAGCACTTACATTAAAAATACAATCATCAGATCCATCTGGTGACCAAAATTTCCAAATTCAGAAAAAATGGGTGGAAAAACTTAAAAAAGATTCTAACGGTCAAATTGAAATTGATCTATTACCTGTTGGTAGTATTGTAAAACACACCGAAACCTTAGATTCTATCAAAATGGGAATTATTGATGGTCACGTAACGGCATTAAGTTATTTCTCAGGAAAAGATCCTGCCTTTGGTTTACTCGGTAATATGGTGGGAGCGTGGTCTGATACTTCCCAACTACTTGATTATATGAATAATGGTGGTGGTAATGAGTTACTGACTGAATTATATAAACCTTATGGTGTAAAATTTGTTGGAGCATCAACTACAGGTGTAGAATCTTTTGTTTCAAAAATACCTCTTAATGGTGTAGCAGACTTAAAAGGTTTGAAATTACGTGCACCTGAAGGCTTAATTCAACAAGTTTTTGCAGCCGCAGGTGCAGCACCTGTTAATTTACCGGGTTCAGAAGTCTTTACTGGATTAAGCAAAGGAGTTATTGATGCAGCGGATTATACCGTATTCTCAACAAACCATAAAAATGGCTTGAATGATATTGCTCCACACCCTGTTCAACCAGGTTTTCACTCTTTACCTTTAATTGACGTTTCTATTAGTCAGAAAAAATGGGATGAGATGACCAAAGAACAACAAGAATTATTAGTTAAATCGGTAAATGATTTTGCAATAGATATTACTTCAACATTGAAAAAAGCAGATGAAGAAGCGGTGAAAGAAGCAATGAAAAATCCAAAAATCACGATTCATAACTGGTCAGCAGAAGAACGTAAAAAATTCCGTGCTATTGCTAAAACACAATGGGAAAAATTTGCGAAAAGTTCGCCAAATGCACAGAAAGTTTATGACTCTGTAACAAAATATCTAAAAGCTAAAGATTTATTATAA
- a CDS encoding autotransporter assembly complex protein TamA — translation MKIKIRLIAFCCLVLSSSSWGARQLIKTEVKGIKNSVLLKNIQLHLSQIDNEEADGSDRYKYLVTQNVDKALRAEGYYNSTFNFTSKKNNKLTLDIKLNNPVKLNKRNIDIKGKAKQDADFISLIKEEVPKKGTILNHSTYDNFKSKLENLAQNKGYFDSHWLYHRLEIYPREYLANWQLGYDSGERYHYGKISFKNSQIDPSYLDNILKIKQGNPYLMSDLSDLANDLSSSKWFSTVLVDPKMDKTSKLVNLDILLQPKKKNQIEIGIGYETDVGPHLQLNWKKPWINDAGRSIESSMYISKPKQTFAAAYNMPIKSNPLNYYSQLATSLEHEDQNDTRYTAATLGFQRFWNKPHSWSYSAGLKLRYDKFEQGNDNYKTFLVYPTSSFKRIRSDGKRFPKWGDSQKITINYGNKIWKSDVNFYSIKASSAWVRTYYDNHRIYLRAELGYLKTKNFNRIPSALRFFAGGDNSVRGFSYKSISPRDKENKLIGGSHLVTATAEYQYQVYPNWWGAVFYDTGFAADNFNKTNLRSGAGVGIRWASPIGAIKFDVATPLKSPDDKKGIHFYIGLGSEL, via the coding sequence GTGAAAATTAAAATTCGTTTGATTGCTTTTTGTTGTTTAGTGCTATCTAGCTCTTCGTGGGGAGCAAGACAATTAATTAAAACAGAAGTAAAAGGAATTAAAAATTCTGTATTACTCAAAAATATTCAGCTTCACTTATCTCAAATTGATAACGAAGAAGCAGATGGTTCTGATCGTTATAAATATTTAGTTACTCAAAACGTTGATAAAGCCTTACGAGCAGAGGGGTACTATAATTCAACATTTAATTTTACATCTAAAAAAAATAATAAATTAACACTTGATATTAAATTAAATAACCCCGTTAAACTGAATAAAAGAAATATTGATATTAAAGGGAAAGCAAAACAAGATGCTGATTTTATTTCTCTAATAAAGGAAGAGGTACCAAAAAAAGGAACCATTCTTAATCATAGTACTTATGATAATTTTAAAAGTAAACTTGAAAATCTTGCTCAAAATAAAGGTTATTTTGATAGTCACTGGTTATATCACCGCTTAGAAATCTATCCTAGAGAATACCTAGCAAACTGGCAACTTGGTTATGATAGTGGTGAACGCTATCATTATGGAAAAATTAGTTTTAAAAACAGCCAGATAGACCCATCTTATCTTGATAATATATTAAAAATAAAACAAGGTAATCCTTATTTAATGTCCGATTTGTCAGATCTGGCTAATGATTTATCTTCCAGTAAATGGTTTTCTACTGTCTTGGTTGACCCTAAAATGGATAAGACATCAAAATTAGTTAATTTAGATATTTTATTGCAGCCCAAGAAAAAAAATCAAATTGAAATAGGTATTGGTTATGAAACAGATGTAGGACCTCATTTACAATTGAACTGGAAAAAACCTTGGATTAATGACGCAGGTCGTAGTATTGAAAGCAGTATGTATATTTCAAAACCTAAACAAACTTTTGCTGCAGCTTATAATATGCCCATTAAATCTAATCCATTAAATTATTATTCTCAGCTTGCAACCAGTTTGGAACACGAAGACCAAAATGATACTCGATATACTGCTGCAACGCTAGGTTTTCAACGCTTTTGGAATAAACCTCACAGTTGGTCTTATTCTGCAGGGTTAAAACTGCGTTATGATAAATTTGAGCAAGGGAATGATAACTACAAAACTTTTTTAGTTTATCCAACCTCTTCATTTAAACGTATTCGTTCTGATGGGAAACGCTTTCCGAAATGGGGAGACTCTCAGAAAATCACCATCAATTATGGAAATAAAATATGGAAATCTGATGTCAATTTTTACAGTATTAAAGCCTCTAGTGCTTGGGTTAGAACTTATTATGATAATCACCGTATTTATTTGCGTGCTGAATTAGGATATTTAAAAACGAAAAACTTTAATCGCATTCCTTCTGCTTTACGTTTTTTTGCGGGAGGAGACAATAGTGTTAGAGGGTTTAGTTATAAAAGTATTTCTCCTAGAGATAAAGAAAATAAATTAATTGGTGGATCACATTTAGTAACCGCAACAGCAGAATATCAATATCAGGTTTATCCAAATTGGTGGGGAGCTGTTTTTTATGACACAGGCTTTGCTGCAGATAATTTTAATAAAACAAACCTCCGTTCTGGTGCAGGTGTAGGTATTCGTTGGGCATCCCCTATTGGTGCCATTAAATTTGATGTGGCAACCCCCTTAAAATCACCAGATGATAAAAAAGGGATACATTTTTACATTGGATTAGGTTCGGAACTTTAA
- a CDS encoding TRAP transporter large permease — protein MFDLASLGLGYGSLLMLIMMIGLLLTGMQLAFVTGFVALFFLFGWFGMDAVPLITSRMYSFVTSFVFLAVPMFVLMAAMLDRSGIAHDLFDAMRLFAKRLRGGLAVQTLVVAVILASMSGVVGGETVLLGMLALPQMLRLGYDKKLAIGTCCSGGALGTMLPPSIVLIIYGLTASVSIGDLFKGAFIPALILASFYIVYVLVLSYLKPELAPLPSAEELKANEEKPVNYFKALFFPVLSVVVVLGSIYGGVASVTEASALGVVGIMISAFIRGELSWEMLKESALSTMRTCGMIIWIGIGATALVGVYNLMGGIKFVEQTILTLSNGSPIGTLLIMMVILLVLGMFLDWVGVALLTMPIFVPIITGLGYDPVWFGVVFCMNMQVSFLSPPFGPAAFYLKSVAPPDISLGLIFRSLVPFIVLQIIALSLLIIFPDLAIWWK, from the coding sequence ATGTTTGATTTAGCCTCGCTCGGATTGGGCTATGGTAGCCTTTTAATGTTAATAATGATGATTGGATTATTATTAACAGGAATGCAGCTCGCTTTTGTAACGGGTTTTGTTGCTCTGTTTTTCCTTTTTGGTTGGTTTGGAATGGATGCTGTACCACTTATTACCAGTCGAATGTATAGTTTTGTGACCAGCTTTGTTTTCCTTGCCGTACCGATGTTTGTGCTAATGGCGGCAATGCTGGATCGGTCAGGTATTGCCCACGATCTTTTTGATGCAATGCGATTATTTGCCAAACGCTTACGTGGTGGCTTAGCCGTTCAAACCTTAGTGGTTGCTGTGATTTTAGCCTCAATGTCAGGCGTTGTAGGCGGAGAAACCGTCTTACTTGGTATGCTAGCACTTCCACAAATGTTACGTTTAGGCTACGATAAAAAATTAGCGATTGGCACGTGCTGTTCAGGTGGTGCGTTAGGTACGATGTTACCGCCAAGTATCGTACTCATTATTTACGGTTTAACTGCTAGTGTTTCTATCGGTGATCTCTTTAAAGGGGCATTTATTCCAGCATTAATTTTAGCCTCATTCTATATTGTTTATGTTTTAGTACTCTCTTACTTAAAACCAGAGCTTGCTCCACTTCCATCAGCAGAAGAATTAAAAGCAAACGAAGAAAAACCAGTTAATTATTTTAAAGCCTTATTCTTCCCTGTTCTGTCAGTTGTTGTGGTATTAGGAAGTATCTATGGTGGTGTTGCTTCTGTAACCGAAGCCTCTGCACTTGGTGTGGTGGGTATTATGATCAGTGCATTCATTCGTGGTGAATTAAGCTGGGAAATGTTAAAAGAAAGTGCATTATCAACAATGCGAACCTGTGGAATGATCATCTGGATTGGTATTGGTGCAACAGCATTAGTGGGCGTTTATAACTTAATGGGAGGCATTAAATTTGTTGAACAAACTATTCTAACATTAAGTAATGGTAGCCCAATTGGTACATTACTGATTATGATGGTTATCTTGCTTGTTCTTGGAATGTTCCTTGATTGGGTGGGTGTGGCACTTTTAACTATGCCAATTTTTGTACCAATCATTACAGGTTTAGGTTATGACCCAGTATGGTTTGGTGTAGTATTTTGTATGAATATGCAAGTCTCATTCTTATCACCCCCATTTGGACCTGCCGCATTTTACTTAAAATCGGTGGCTCCACCAGATATTTCATTAGGGCTAATTTTCCGTTCATTAGTACCCTTTATCGTACTACAAATTATTGCCCTGTCATTGTTAATCATCTTCCCTGATTTAGCAATTTGGTGGAAATAG
- a CDS encoding autotransporter assembly complex protein TamB, producing MNKITKSEQTTSVVKSKNKSKWRWLYYIAGLFAVLLISLTLVLSTGYGQRSIIQLVDKYLDELSIGSVSGNLQEGLKLKNTHFSMQGVNAKLEETQLKIKIGCLLERKLCVENITVKNPLIDIDTSQLTTQQQPSKKEKKPFELPLVISANQLAVENLLLNIDGTAISLKHLSSGIHGEGKNLQLAPTDLDHLDIILPQAVTSEQKNANSSNNVTAQSDKIDWNAIKDRLNQPLLTSPEDLALPFNLALPRFNAQNIVIKQKVKKDNQVTTEPLLTISSLLIEKGELKDQKMQLAKLVILSDKGNISGSAMLNLVNNLPINGKFNAQLPLLKKLKIPKSNAELKLSGELLGLTQLELTTQGVANAHLIGNLKLAEAKTPFRVTLTSDKVHYPFIPEKNQKVLTLKDIALSLSGDLLNYQLNAKMNASGMDLPKSQLDVIGNGELTSFNVEKLKLDALNGTALLSGNIDWQEGLKWQSNAHLTHIKTHSLLPQWAATLSGNLTSTGYVGKGEKGELWSVDISQLDLKGKLFNQTLLLKGELTANNKTLLDIKNTKLIYGKNHISMHGILGKTSQFNADITAPNLKGLIPHLSASINGKVNLTGDIIKPNLDMDLIANNVHYQDLNLQHLTAKGTISTDKQIKGDVKINLSQLAYGDIKVQKADLTVTGDEKNHHLTLHSSGEPFAANLQISGTFNRLLEKWSGQLSKATLQSPIGEWKNDKNIQISYNNKKIEADISAHCWKNTNASACFPTSFKAGKTGKVPFEIQQLDLSFLKQFLDKKTQLDGLVNLKGDAQWFENKAPQLDLEANANTIQLKQKIDYRTFPLTLEPVKLTVKLINNTLNLNSLVKIKNNGQLVSQLTVSDIVHKRALSGHINIENINIKLLKPLIAKSEKIDGNINANLHLGGTALAPLLNGDLNLTQLKAQAYTMPFDITDGALNIKFNGTNSTLTGHIQAPNGELTLTGDANWQDLNNWHTHIQTKGNNFRLKIPNIAKLDISPDIEVTATPNKLILGGNIDIPWADIEIEELPENTVNVSSDEVIMDGSAKKKGDFLKKLAKTNKNKSMVIQADVNIRLIEDKINLSAYGLKTQLYGLVKVSQGSKGLGLYGQIHLKKGTYNSFGQNLIIRKGNIIFSGIPSQPTLNIKAIRNPEAIENTNITAGVHITGVADSPKVSIFSEPSMPNAQALSYILTGRGLENSGENGSQNSIAAVAIGLGLSQSSKLIGNIGNTFGIHDLNVTTAGIGDNTKVVVSGSLTPKFKVKYGTGIFASLTELTLRYRLAPQLYLQWVSSINQTIDLMYKFEFD from the coding sequence ATGAACAAAATAACAAAATCAGAACAAACTACTTCTGTAGTAAAATCAAAAAATAAAAGTAAATGGCGTTGGCTTTACTACATTGCTGGCTTATTTGCCGTCTTGCTCATTAGCCTTACTCTTGTTTTAAGTACAGGTTATGGGCAACGCTCTATTATTCAACTTGTTGATAAATACCTTGATGAACTTTCTATCGGAAGTGTTTCTGGAAATTTACAAGAAGGGCTTAAACTTAAAAATACTCATTTTTCTATGCAAGGAGTAAATGCTAAGCTTGAAGAAACCCAGCTTAAAATTAAAATAGGTTGTCTTTTAGAACGTAAACTATGTGTGGAAAATATCACAGTAAAAAATCCATTAATTGATATTGATACCTCTCAATTAACAACACAGCAACAGCCGTCAAAAAAAGAGAAAAAACCATTTGAATTACCTTTAGTGATCTCCGCCAATCAATTAGCGGTGGAAAATTTATTATTAAATATTGATGGTACTGCTATCTCTTTAAAACACTTATCTTCAGGTATTCACGGAGAAGGGAAAAATCTACAACTTGCCCCTACAGATCTTGATCATTTAGACATTATCTTGCCACAAGCGGTCACTTCCGAACAAAAAAATGCAAATTCTTCAAATAATGTGACCGCTCAATCTGATAAAATCGATTGGAATGCCATTAAAGATAGATTAAATCAACCATTATTAACCTCTCCAGAAGACTTAGCGCTTCCTTTTAATCTCGCCCTTCCTCGATTTAATGCACAAAATATCGTGATTAAACAGAAGGTAAAAAAAGATAACCAAGTTACTACTGAACCTTTACTCACTATTTCTTCTCTTTTGATAGAAAAAGGTGAATTGAAAGATCAAAAAATGCAATTAGCAAAACTTGTCATTCTTAGTGATAAGGGAAATATCAGTGGTTCAGCAATGTTAAATTTAGTGAATAATTTACCGATTAACGGTAAGTTCAACGCTCAATTACCCTTACTCAAAAAACTTAAAATTCCGAAATCAAACGCAGAGTTAAAACTTTCAGGAGAGTTATTAGGATTAACACAATTAGAGCTGACAACTCAAGGGGTGGCTAATGCACATTTGATTGGAAACCTAAAACTTGCTGAAGCAAAAACACCTTTTAGGGTAACATTAACAAGTGACAAGGTTCACTATCCTTTTATACCTGAAAAAAATCAAAAAGTATTAACCTTAAAAGATATTGCTCTTTCCCTCTCTGGTGATTTATTGAATTATCAATTAAATGCCAAAATGAACGCATCTGGAATGGATTTACCGAAAAGTCAATTAGATGTAATAGGAAACGGAGAACTCACCTCTTTTAATGTTGAAAAGCTTAAGCTTGATGCTCTTAATGGAACAGCACTACTCTCTGGTAACATTGATTGGCAAGAAGGATTAAAATGGCAATCTAATGCTCACTTAACCCATATTAAAACCCATTCGCTATTGCCTCAATGGGCAGCCACACTTTCAGGCAACTTAACCTCTACAGGTTATGTTGGAAAAGGAGAGAAAGGTGAATTGTGGTCAGTCGATATTAGTCAATTAGATTTAAAAGGTAAACTTTTTAATCAAACATTATTATTAAAAGGTGAATTAACGGCTAATAATAAAACACTGCTTGATATTAAAAACACCAAACTGATCTATGGTAAAAATCATATTTCAATGCACGGAATATTAGGAAAAACCTCTCAGTTTAATGCTGATATAACCGCCCCTAATTTAAAAGGACTGATTCCTCATTTAAGTGCAAGTATTAATGGTAAAGTCAATTTAACAGGTGATATTATTAAACCTAATTTAGATATGGATTTAATCGCAAATAATGTCCACTATCAAGATTTAAACCTACAGCACTTAACGGCTAAAGGCACTATTTCAACAGATAAACAAATTAAAGGTGATGTAAAAATTAATCTCTCACAACTTGCTTATGGGGATATTAAAGTACAAAAAGCCGATTTAACCGTAACTGGCGATGAAAAAAATCATCATTTAACTCTCCACTCTTCAGGTGAACCTTTTGCGGCAAATTTGCAAATTTCTGGGACATTTAACCGCTTGTTAGAAAAATGGTCAGGACAACTAAGCAAGGCAACGCTCCAATCTCCTATCGGAGAATGGAAAAATGATAAAAATATTCAAATTAGCTATAATAATAAAAAAATTGAGGCGGATATTTCTGCTCATTGTTGGAAAAATACAAACGCCTCCGCTTGTTTTCCTACTTCCTTTAAAGCTGGAAAAACGGGAAAAGTACCTTTTGAAATACAACAATTGGATCTCTCGTTCTTAAAACAATTTCTAGATAAAAAAACACAATTAGATGGATTAGTAAACCTCAAAGGTGATGCTCAATGGTTTGAAAATAAAGCACCTCAACTAGATCTAGAGGCAAATGCTAATACAATACAATTAAAACAAAAAATTGATTATCGTACATTTCCTCTCACCTTAGAACCTGTAAAACTAACCGTGAAATTAATTAATAATACTTTAAATTTAAATTCATTGGTTAAAATCAAAAATAATGGTCAGTTAGTCAGTCAATTAACTGTTTCTGATATTGTACATAAAAGAGCATTATCTGGTCATATTAATATTGAGAATATTAATATAAAACTACTCAAACCGCTTATTGCAAAAAGTGAAAAAATAGATGGAAATATTAATGCCAATCTGCATCTTGGTGGAACAGCTTTAGCACCATTATTAAATGGCGATTTAAACTTAACTCAACTTAAAGCTCAAGCTTATACTATGCCATTTGATATAACTGACGGAGCATTAAATATTAAATTTAATGGTACTAATTCTACTCTAACAGGACATATTCAAGCACCTAATGGTGAATTAACGCTAACAGGTGATGCAAATTGGCAAGACTTAAATAATTGGCATACTCATATCCAAACTAAAGGTAATAACTTCAGATTAAAAATTCCTAATATAGCTAAATTAGATATTAGTCCTGATATTGAAGTGACTGCTACACCTAATAAATTAATATTAGGGGGAAATATTGATATTCCTTGGGCGGATATTGAAATTGAAGAATTACCTGAGAATACTGTAAATGTAAGTAGTGATGAAGTGATTATGGATGGATCTGCAAAGAAAAAAGGTGATTTTCTCAAAAAATTAGCAAAAACGAATAAAAATAAGAGTATGGTGATTCAAGCGGATGTGAATATTCGCCTTATAGAAGATAAAATAAACCTGAGTGCGTACGGTTTAAAAACACAATTATATGGTTTAGTTAAAGTTTCACAAGGAAGTAAAGGATTAGGGCTGTATGGTCAAATTCATTTGAAGAAAGGCACTTATAATTCTTTTGGACAAAATCTAATTATTCGTAAAGGAAATATTATTTTCTCTGGTATTCCTTCCCAACCAACATTGAATATTAAAGCAATTCGTAATCCTGAAGCGATTGAAAATACCAACATTACTGCAGGTGTACATATAACAGGTGTTGCTGATAGCCCTAAAGTCTCCATATTTTCTGAACCTTCTATGCCAAACGCACAAGCACTTTCTTATATACTTACTGGTCGAGGATTAGAAAATAGTGGTGAAAATGGCTCTCAAAACTCTATTGCTGCAGTCGCTATTGGATTAGGACTCTCTCAAAGTAGTAAACTTATTGGAAATATAGGAAATACTTTTGGTATTCACGATCTTAATGTAACCACTGCGGGTATTGGAGATAACACCAAAGTCGTAGTAAGCGGTAGTTTAACACCGAAATTTAAGGTAAAATATGGGACTGGGATTTTTGCTTCTCTCACAGAATTAACATTACGTTACCGTCTTGCTCCACAACTCTATTTACAATGGGTTTCAAGTATCAACCAAACCATTGATTTGATGTATAAGTTTGAATTTGATTAA